Sequence from the Lysobacter solisilvae genome:
TGACGCGACGGATGCGGCCGGGCGCCTGGCGCGTATGCGTGAGCACGCGGTCCATTTCGTAATTGCGCACCGCGGTGCGGCTGCCGGGGCCGGAGACCGAGCTGGCCCCGGCCGGCGTGCCAGCGGCCGGAGCAGGCGCGGCGGCCGCGCCGGTGGCCGCGGCCGGTGCGGTGGTGTTGGCGGCGGTCGGGGAGTTGCTCGCACTGCCGGGCACCCCCTGCGCCGGGCCCGTGGCCGCTGCGCCGGCGGCGCCGAAGGTGCCTGACTCGGAGACCTGCTCGCTGCGCACCATCGCGCTCTGCGGGGCGTAACGCTCGCTGGCTTCCTCGGTCTGGTTGAAGTCCATGTCCACGCTGACCTGCGCGCTGACGCGTCCATGGCCCGTCATCGGTTCCAGCAGTTCCTGGATGCGCTGCACGTAGACCGCTTCCTGGCGGCGCTGCTGCTCGAACTGCCGGGCGCCCTGCGCGTCCTCGGCACTGGCCTCGTCGCTGGAGAGCATGCGTCCGAACTGGTCGACGACGGTGACCCGCTCGGGCGCGAGGTCGGGAATGCTGGAGGCCACCAGGTGCACGATGGCCTGCACCTGGCCCTGCTCGAGCGTGCTGCCGCTGCGCAGTTCCAACACGACCGAGGCGCTGGCCGGTTCGTTCTGTCGCGTGAAGGCGCTGGGCTTGGGCAGGGCCAGGTGGACGCGGGCCTCGCGGACGGGGCGCAGCGTGCTGATGGTGCGGGCCAGTTCGGTCTGCAGCGCCTGCTGGTAACGCGCGTTTTCGATGAACTGGCTGGTGCCGAAGCCCTGGTCGCCCTGCATGGATTCGAAGCCCACGCCCTTGTCGCCCTGCAGGCCGGCTTCGGCCAGCGCCATGCGCGCGGCGGCGACCTGGTCGGTGGGCACGGCCAGCGCGCCGCTGGCCGGATCGATGCGGAAGGGGATCTGCGCGCCGCGCAGCAGCTCGGAGGCTTCGTTGCTGGACTTGGCGTCCAGCCCGGCCTGCACCGGCACGTAGTCGGGCTTCTGCGTCCAGAAGAACAGCCACAGGCCCACGGCGATCGTGGCCGCCACCAGCGCGATCAGGCCCAGCTGGCGCACCGCGGGAATGTCCTGCAGGTAGCCCAGGTCGCGTAGGCCGTTCGGGGTGCCCTTGGGAAGTGCGATGACGCTCATGGGATCGAAGGCCGGGAACGGGGAACGGGGAACGGGGAAACAGCACGGATCGCGGGACGCGGGACAGCGCCGGCAGGCGGGTGCGGCAATGGATCAAATGTGCGCATCTGCTTCCGTCCCCCGTTCCCTGCTTTTCATCAGATCGGCATGTTCATGACGTCCTGGTACGCCTGCACCAGCCGGTTGCGTACCTCGACGGTGGCGCGGAAGGCGACCTGGGATTGCTGCATGGCCACCATCACGCGGGCCAGGTCCGCGCGCGGGTCGCCCAGTTCGAAGGCCTGCTGCAGTTGCGCGGCGTTGACCTGGGTCTGGTTGACCTTGTCGATCGCCCCGGACAGCGTCTGCTGGAAGCCCGACGTGCCGGCGCTGTTGCCGATCGCGCCCGGCGCCGTCCCCGACGGGCCGATCGCGGTGCCGGCCGGCACATCGCCCGCGCCGCGTGCGCGCATTTCATGCGCACGGATCTGGGAGAGGATCGAGGAGATGGCGTCGGTCATGGCGTGGTCTGCAACCCGGAGGGCTTGCGATGACTAGGCAAGAGCTGTGCCAGAAGCCTCATCCGGACGCCGCCGGAAATCCGCCACCCGCCGGTGTCAGAAGCCCGCCGCCTGCCCGGCGGAGGCCGCCCCCAGTTCGCCGGCGCCGCCTTCGCGGTCGATCCCGTACTTGCGCAGCTTTTCCACCAGCGTCGTGCGGCGCAGGCCCAGCAGCGGTGCGGCGTGCGCGACGACCCCCTGGGTCTGCGACAGCGCGGCGCGGATCAGTTCCAGTTCGATGCCGGCCATGTGGCCGCGCAGGTCGATCCCCTGCGGCGGCAGGGTGGCGTTGGGCGAGTACTTGGAGGGATCGATGGCGCTGGCGGCCTGGTGGGCCGGCAGTGCCGCGGTTACGCCCACGACCGGCTGGGGCAGGGCGATCTGCGTCGGTTCCGGTGGCGCGTCGAACAGGCCCATCGGCATCGACGCGCGGTAGCGCGCGGGCAGGTCGGCCGCGCGCACGACGCCGCCCGGATGCAGCACCGCCATGCGCTCGAGCAGGTTGCTCAGCTCGCGCACGTTGCCCGGCCAGCCGTAGTGCTGCAGGGCGACCACCGCATCGGCCGCGAGCGCGACCTGGCCGCGGCCGGCGCCGGCCAGCTGGCGGGTGATGGCGTCGATCAGGTCCGGCAGGTCGGCGGTGCGCTCGCGCAGGGCGGGCATTTCGATCGGAAAGACGTTGAGGCGGTAGAACAGGTCTTCGCGGAAGTGGCCTTCGCTGATGCGCTCTTCCAGGTTGCGGTGCGTGGCGGCGATGACGCGCACGTCGCAGCGGATGGTCTGGGTGCCGCCCACGCGCTCGAAGCAGCGTTCCTGCAGCACGCGCAGCAGCTTGACCTGCATCGGCAGGCTCATGTCGCCGATCTCGTCTAGCAGCAGCGTGCCGCCCTCGGCCATCTCGAAGCGGCCCTTGCGCTGGGTCAGCGCGCCGGTGAAGGCCCCCTTCTCGTGGCCGAACAGCTCGCTTTCCAGCAGGTCCGGCGGGATCGCGCCGCAGTTGATGGCGACGAATGGCCGCTCGCAGCGCGAGGAGCGCGCGTGGATGGACCGCGCGGCCACTTCCTTGCCGGTGCCCGACTCGCCCAGGATCAGCACGGTGGTGTCGTGCGGGGCGACCTGGTCGATCATGCGGTTGAGCAGCAGCACTTCGCCGCTGCGCCCGGTCGGCCCGATCTGCGGGATCTCGCGGCGCACGTCGTCGTCCAGGCGCTTGAGGCTGGCGCGGCGCAGGTGGTCCTGCAGTTGCGCGCGGCGGATCGGGTAGGCCAGCGGCCACACGCTCTGCGGGTGCAGGCACGGGCGCCAGGTCGCGTCGGCCGGCAGGCCGGGCAGCTCCATCACCGGCGGATGCAGGGATTCGCGGGCCAGCCATTGGCTGAAGGCCTGCCAGCCCGCGCCGTCGCCGATGTCGCCGACGATCACCGCCATCCAGTCGCTGCCGCGCGCACGCGTCAGGTCCAGGTCCGCGGCGTCGGCGGCGATGCGCGGGGTGAAGTCCATGAACTCGAGCAGGTTCGCCACGTGTTCGGCGCGCTTCATGTCCTGGTCGACGATCAGGATGCGGGACTCGCTCATGCCTTGTTCTCCTGCGCCAGCTTCTCGAGCATCGGCAGCACGTCGTGGATGTAGGAAAGCTTGCTTACGAAACCGTCGGCGCCGGCGCGCAGCGCATGGGCGCGGTGCTCGCTGTCGTCGAAATGGCTGGCGATCACGATGAAGGGCGGCAGGTCCTGCGCCTTGATCAGCCGGGTAGCCTGCAGGCCGCCCATCTCGGGCATCGCCAGGTCCATCAGCACGACGTCCGGGCACAGCGTCTCGCACTGCGCGATCGCCTCGATCCCGTTGGAGGCGGTGCCCACGACCTCCACCCAGTCCAGGCGGCGCAGGTGCCGCATGGCGGCGGAGATGAAGCCGGCGTGGTCATCGACCAGCAGTAGTTTGAGTTGGCGCATGGGAAGGGCCTCAGGCACGGGCGAGGGCGCGCTGGCGCGCGCGGACCGGACCGATGGACAGCTGGTCGCGGTACTTGGCGACGGTGCGCCGGGCGATACGGATGCCCTGGCGGGCGAGCAGGCCGGCGATGACGTCGTCGGCGAGGGGGGCGTGCACGGGTTCGGCGTCGATCAGGCGCTTGACCATCGCGCGCACGGCCACGCCGCCGATCTCCGCGCCTTCCAGGCGCACCGCGAACAGGCGCTTGAGTTCGAACGTGCCACGCGGGGTCTGCAGGTACTTGCCGTTGACGATCCGCGATACGGTGGATTCGTGCATTTCGATGGCCTCGGCCACTTCACGCAGGGTCAGCGGCGCGATGGCCTCGTCGCCGCGTTCCAGGAAGCCGCGCTGCCGTTCGACCAGCACCTGGGTGGTGCGCAGCAGGGTGTCGTTGCGCATCGCCAGGCCGCGGACCAGCCAGCGGGCTTCGTCCAGCATGCCCTTGAGCACGGCATGGTCGCCACTGGCCCCGGACAGGGCGCGCTCGCAGTGCGGGGCGATCCGCACGCGCGGCGTGGTGCGGCTGTTCAGCGCGACGCGCCAGCTGCCGCCGGCATGCCATGCCACCACGTCCGGCACGATGTGGCCGTCGCGCTCCTGCGCCGGTGCTTCCACCGGATGCGCGCGCAGGGCCAGGATCAGCGCCACGGCGGCGCGCACATGGGTCGCATCGACGCCCAGTTCGGCGGCGAGCGCGGCTTCGTCGTGGGCCGCCAGCAGCGCCAGGTGGTGCACCAGGATGCGCTGGGCGAGCGTGCGCAGCGGGCCGTCGGGTTGCGTCATCAGCTGGGCGTGCAGGCACTCGCCCACATCGGCGGCAGCCATGCCCGGCCAGTCGCCGTGCAGCAGCCGCTGGCGGACGAGCTCCAGTTCCCGGGCAGGACGCGACAGCTCGGCCGCGCCCTGCGCGAGCAGGTCCTGGAGTGGGCTCTCGCCATCGGGCAGTTCGAGATAGCCGCGGTCGTCGCACCGGTCCAGCCACCAGGCGGCCATCGCCAGTTCGCAAGGGCGCCAGGTCAGCGCCAGTTGGTCCAGCAGGCGCACGCGCGGATCGCTCGAGCCTTCGTCGGCGATGCGGGCGGTGGCGTCATCGGTTTCGCCGGTGGCATGGCCCCCGGAGAGGAAGGCGGGATCGGGCAGCTCGTCCCAGGCGGCCATTTCCAGCGCGGCCTCGTCGGCTCCGCCGGCGTCTTCGGCCTCGTCTGCGACCTCCTCCTGCTCGAGCAGGGGATTGCGCGCCAGGGTCTGCTGCAGTTCCAGCTCCAGCTGCTGCGCATTCAGCTGCAGCAGCCGGATCTGCTGGAGCAGCTGCGGCGTCAGGTTGACGGCCTGGACAAGATTGGTGCGGATGCTGGTCTTCACATGTCCCCCTGATCAGCGTGCCGATCGCGTTGGGGAATCGTGAACTTTGCGTGACGGCTATCTAATCGGGGCAAACCCGGGGTGGACTAGGGGTTTTCCCTACACGCTGTCGTAATACTGACGCGGTTTGTCGCACCCGGCCCCGGCACGTCCGGAAGCGGCAGTAGGTTTGTGTTGGGATTCAGCAAAGTAAGCGGCCGTGCTTCAACGCCGGTCGTGCAGGCGCATGGCCACGCGCAGCAGCTCGACGGAATTCCGGCAGCCCAGCACTTCCATCATCCGCGACCGGTGCGTTTCCACCGTCTTCACGCTCAGCCCAAGATCGCCGGCGATCTGCTTGGTCGTGCGGCCGGCGCCCAGCGCTTCCAGGATCTCGCGCTGGCGCTTGGACAGTCGGTCGACGTCCCCATGCAGCGAACGTGCCTGGGGTTGCGCCTGGGGCGCGAACACCTGCGGGCTGAGGAAGGTGCGCCCGGCCGCTGCCGCACGGATCGCAACCTCCAGTTCCGCCGGCGCGGCTTCCTTGACCACGAAGCCGCTGGCGCCGCGCTGCAGTGCCTCGCGCACGTGCACGGAGTCGTCGTGCATCGACATGATCACCACTGCGATTTCCGGTCGCGCCACGCGCAGTTCGGCAAGTGCGTCGAAGCCGCTGCGGCCCGGCATGGTGACGTCCATCAGGATGACGTCGGGCAGTTCCTGCTTGGCGCGCAGCACGGCCTCGTCGGCGTTGCTGGCGTCGGCGACGACCTCGATCCCGTCAAAGGAATCCACGAGCCGCCGCAGGCCCGCCCGGACGAGCGTGTGGTCATCGCAGATCAGAACTCGCACCATGCGGACCCCCGGTCACTCCCTGTTGCCCGCCAGCTTACGGCCGCGGGGGTATTTCCGCGTTCACGGAGTGTGGCCGTATGGGGTGGGGTGCGATCGGGTCACCGTGGCCCTGCAAGTCTGCATGCCGCATGCAGGCCTGCCATCACCCGGGCAGGTGAAGCGGATCGGACCACGGGCCTCGCCGTGCCCCGCACGTTCGTCCCGACCGGCGCGAGCGTCCCGTTTCGGGACGCCGGCGTCCCATTCCCTGCGCGCGCGCGGGCCCACCTCCGCCCGACAGCTACCAAAATCGGGACGGCGGCGAGTCTTTTTTGGACGCTCGCGTCCAAATCCGGGACGCGCGCGTCCAAATTTTGCTCGTCGCCGGGCAAAAATCAGACGCGCGCGTCCAATTTCGGGACGGCGCCGTCCTGGTTCGGGACGCGAGCGTCCAAAATTTGGACGCGCGCGAGTCTTTTTCGGACGCGAGCGTCCAAAAATCAGTAGCTGGCGTCCCGTTTCGGGACGCGCGCGTCCAGATTTCGGACGCGCACGAGTCTTTTTCGGACCCGAACGCCCAGGAGCAGGAGATCGCGAATGCAATCCGGACCATGGCCGGATTGCCGGGGGTCGGGCATGGGGGACGCCGCGGGCGGCGCTCATCGACGCCGGGTTTCGGCGATGGCCGGCACGCGCGGCGCTCAGCGACGCCGCGTTTCGGCGATGGCCCGACGGTGGATGCGGAACAGGTGCCGTTCCAGGGCCGCTTCCAGTGCGGGAGGCAGGCTGTCGAAGCGCAGCCAGAGCTGCCAGAGGCCGTCCACCAGCTCGCAGGCGAGCACCCGCACGGGCAGGACCAGCGTCGAGGGCAGCCAGTCCACGGGCTGCACGCGCAGGGTTCCGACGCTGCCCGCGGGAACGGGGGTGTCCACGCGCAGGCAGGCGCCGCGGGCGGACCAGCGCAGCGGGAGCAGGGCGAGGGTGTCCTGGGCAGGCACGAGGCCGGCGACGAGCGAGGTCAGCAGGTCGAGCTTGGCTTCGAGCCGGTGCATGGTGTTGTCCGAGCCCGGCTCGGGCTCCTCGGAGCGCAGGCCGTCTTCGACGATGGCCAGCGCCCGCAGCAGCGCTTCGCCATTGGCGGCATCCACGCGCAGGCGCGCGCCGCTCGTGCTGCCGGTAAGGAACGCGGCGGGGCGCACTTCGTCGCACGCCAGGGCGTCGCCGAACAGGGCCTCGTGCGCCGCGGCCTGCGATGCAGTGGGGGCGCTGCCGACCAGGATGCTCACGCCAGTTCCCGCAGCCAGGCCCGGGCGCCGCGGTGATCGGCGTTGAGACGTTCCAGCGCGGTGGAAATCTGGCCGCGCGCGGACTGCAGTTCGCCCAGCAATGCACGCTGGGCCAGCAGCAGTTCCAGCCAGGGGCCGCGGTCGCAGGTGGCCCAGTCGACCTTGCGCAAGGCGTAGGCCAGCTCGTGCTGGTGCATGGCCAGCAGCTCGGCGGCCTGGGTCCACTCGCCGCTGTCGATCGCGTGACGGATCTTGTCGGCCGGCAGGTTGGGGACGGTGTTGCGGGCGACGTTCAAGGCAGCTTCCATGGACGTGCTCAGGCCGGGTCGGGCGCGATCGCGCGCCAGGCGGACTCGATGTCGCCGAGCAGGTCGTCGACCTCGCGCAGCGGACCGGCGTCGTTGTCCAGGTTGGCCGACAGCAGGCGGCGCTGGGCGTAGTCGTACAGGGCCTGCAGTCCGCTGGCGATCTCGCCGCCGGCGTCGAGGTTCAGCGCGCCGTTGAGGCCGCCGATGATCGCGCTGGCGTCGGTGATGGCCTGCGCCTTGCGCGGCAGGTCGCCGCGGTCCAGGCAGGCGATGGCCAGGCGCGCGCGTTCCCGGGCGCCGGCCAGCATGAGGCTGACCAGCTGGTGCGGGTTGGCATCCAGCACGGCGCTGGACACGCTGGTCTGCCGGTACTGGTTGGCTAGGTGGCGGGCGTGCATCGGAACCTCACAGACTGCTGAGCTGTTGTGAAAGGAAATTGCTGGTGTTCTGCAGCTTGGTGACCATCGCGTCCAGGGCGGTGAACTGGGCGCGGTAGCGCGCCTCCACCTGGGTCATGCGGAAGTCGAGTGCGTCGCGCTGTTTCTGCAGCGATCTGGTGCGGTTTTCCAGGCCGTCGCTGCGGCTGTCGATCATGCCGCCGTCGTCGAGCAGCCGATCCAGGGCCGCGTCCAGGCGGAACGCCATCGTGCCGTCGCCGCTGCCGAACAGGCGGGCGGCCACGCCCGGGTCCTTGGCCACCGCGGCATCGAAGGTGGCCTCGTCGAGCTTGAGGGTGCCGTCCTTGTTGATCGTGATGCCGAGCGACTTGAGGTCGGTGATGTTGTCGCTGACGATGTCGCGCAGCTCGCGGCTGGCGCCGCGGACCATGGCGTCGCCATTGAGCGCGGCCGCCACCTGGGTGCTGGTGTTGTAGGCGGTGGTGGTGCCGATCGCACCCATCGCGCCGTTGTAGGCGTTGACGAAGGACTTGGCGGAGGACCGCTGCGCGGACGGATCGCTGGCGATCTTCAGCTCGCGCGTGGTGCCGGGCTCGGCCTTGGTGAGCGTCAGGCTGACGCCGCCGATCAGGTCGGTCAACGTGTTGCTGGAACTGGTCCGCTCGATGCCGTCGACCTTCACGATCGCGTCGGTCGCCGGTGCGGCCACCGTCATCTGCGTGGCCGCGGGCGGCTGGTAGGCCAGCGCCGACAGCCCGCCATCGCCGCCGCTGGCGGCGATCTTCAGCGCGCCGGCGGAACCAGAATCCACGGCGTTGAGCACCAGGTGCGCGCCGTCGTCACCGGTGACGATGCTGGCGGTGACCGTCTTGCCGCCGGCCGTGGCATTGATGGCATCGCGGATGCCGGCCAGCGTGTTCTTGCCGGCGCCGATCTCGACGCTCAGCGTGGTCTCGCCAGCGGTCAGCGTCAGCGTGCCGGTGCCCACGACGGTGTCCGCCTTCGCGAACGCCCCCGAAGCCACGCGCTGCGACGAAGCCAGTGCGCGAACCTCGACCTGGAACTGTCCGACCGCCGAGCCCGCGGTCGCGGTGGCGGTGAAGTTGTTGTCTGCAGGCAGGGTGACCTTGCGGGCCTGTGCGGCGTCCTTGGAGGACAGCGCGGCCACGGCCGTGCGCAGGCTGGAGAACGAACTGCGCAGGGTGCCGATCGCCGAGATCTGCGCCTGCAGCTGGCGACTGGTGCGGTCATGGCGCGCGTCGGTCGGCGCGCGATCGGCCGAGACCAGCTGCTGGACGATCGTGGCGACGTCCAGGCCGCTGCCGATGCCGCCGCTGCTTATGCCGGCCATGAGGACACCCGGTCAGAAAAAAGTCCCGCCCAGGCGGCCGCGAAGGACTCGATCGACGGGCGTGGAGCGGGTCGGTCGGAGCGCATGGCGGGGGCCTCGGCGGGAGGGATGGAAATGCGTGTTGCCAATTGCGTGCTGCGAAGTTGGAGCCAATCGCGTGCGATCTGAAAAGCGTCTTGCGTGCCGCGGAAAACCACCGGGCGCGGGAAACCCCGCGCCCGGCGTGGAGCGCTTAGCGGAGCAGGCCGAGCACGCCCTGCGGCGCCTGGTTGGCCTGGGCCAGCATCGCGGTACCGGCCTGCTGCAGGATCTGGTTGCGGGTCAGCTGGGCCGATTCCTTCGCGAAGTCGGCGTCCTGGATCCGGCTGCGGGCAGCCGACAGGTTTTCCGAGGTGGCCGACAGGTTGGCGACGACCGAGCTGAAGCGGTTCTGCACGGCACCCATGTTGGCGCGGGCGGTGTTGATCGCGCTGAGCGCACCGTCCATGGCCAGCATCGCGGCATCGGCGCCGGAAACGGTGGAGATGTCCAGCGAACCAAAGCCGGTCTGCGCGGTGCCCGGGACGACGGCGGTCGTGCCGGTGCTCAGGCCGGTCTGCTGCGTCACGGTCGTGCCGCTGCTGCCACCGATGACGATGTCGCTGTTCGAGGTCAGGCTCAGCGCGCCGCTGACGACCGAGGCGGTGACGCCCGTGGTGCCGGTCTGCGCGTTGATCGCCGTGGTCAGGTCGCTCAGGCGGGTGGTGGCATCGGCGGCCGCGCCGACGGTGATGTCGGTGCCGTTGATGGTGAACGCACCGGCGCCGACGGCCGAGAAGCTGGCCGAGACGGCCGGGGTGCCGGCGGTGACGGACACGTTGCCGCCCAGTTCGGCGCCCGCGCTGTCGGTGATGGTCACGGCGGCGCCGGTGTTGCTGAAGGACAGCGTGCCGGCGACCGAGTCGTCGATGGTCAGGCCGGTGATGCCTTCGGCATCGATGGCGGCCTTGACGTTGGCCAGCATCGCGTCCTTGCCTTCGGCGGCGGTGGTGGCCGTCGTGGTCGCAGCCACGGTCACGGTCGCGCCGTTGACGTCGATGTCGAAGGTGTCGTAGTTGAAGCCGTCGGCGTTGGTCGGGGCAGCGAAGCTGGCCGTCGACAGGGTGCCGGTGCCGTTGACGGCAGCCGAACCGCCGCCGCCGACCGGAGCGGCGCCCGCCACGGTGGCCGGGCCGTCCACGCTCGTCCAGCTGCCCAGCGAAGCGGAGCTGGCGTTGGCGATGGCGGAGATGTTGATCGTCTCGCCCTGGTTGGCGCCGACCTGGAAGGTCTGGTTGGCGAACGAACCGTCCAGCAGCTTGACGCCGTTGAAGTTGGTGGTCGAGGACACGCGGTCGATTTCGGCCTTCAGCTGCTGGGCTTCGGCGTTCAGCGCGGCGCGGTCGGAGGCGGAGTTGGTGGCGTTGCGCGACTGGACGGCCAGCTCGCGGATGCGCTGCAGGTTGTTGCCGATCTCACCCATGGCGCCTTCGGCGGTCTGGGCCAGCGAGATGCCGTCGTTCGCGTTGCGGGCGGCCTGGTCCATGCCGCGGATCTGCGTGGTGAAGCGCTGCGAGATCGCGAGGCCGGCGGCGTCGTCCTTGGCGCTGTTGATGCGCAGGCCCGAGGACAGGCGCTGCAGGCTCGTGGCCAGTTCGCCGCCCGAAGCGGACAGGTTGCGCTGCGAGTTGAGCGACATCACGTTGGTGTTGATGACTTGCATTTTGGCGGTCTCCGAGAAGTTTGGATCCGGCGGCACGAAAGCCTGGGCCGGCTATCGCAGGGTGTTGGCTGATGGCCCGCGCCGCTGCTGTGAGGGATAACGGCAAGGCTTTGTCAAGCTTTAGTGCCGGGATCGATCGAAGAACCGTCCGATCGGCTGAACGGGTCAGCCGAGCTTGTCGAACAGCGAATTGCCCTGGATGCGCAGCATCGTTTTCTGCGCCGCTTCCAGTGCGGTCAGCTGCAGGGTGAGGCGGCTGGCGGCCTCGGCGTAGTCGACGTCGCGCAGGTGCGACAGCGATTGCGCCAGTGAGATGTCGGTGCCTTCGCGCACGTCGGATGCCGTGTCCAGCGACGCCAGCCGGATGCCGGTGGAAGAACGCACGGCAAGCATGTGGTCCTGGGCGGTGCCCAAGTCACTGATGGCCGCGCCCACGGCGTTGTCGCGTTGCGCCATCCCGGACGGGGTGACGGCCGGTGCGTCCAGTGCGTCGGCCAGGCCCTGCAGGGTGGCGAACACGTCGCGCACGGGCGCGCGCTCGACCGTGAAGCGATCGTTGGCGGCGGGCGCGCCGGTGAGTGTCAGCTGCACGCCCGCGCTGGAGATCGTCGTACTGGCGCTGCTGGTCGGCGCGGCGTAAGTGCCGGTCGCGATGGTGGCGCCGGTGTCGTCCAGCACGCGGTAGGCGTCGGGCGCGGTGAACTCGACGGTCAGCCGGCGCCCGGCCCACGCGGTGGGATCGCTGACCGAGGTGGCCTGCAGCACGCCGTTGCCCGCGTTGGACGCGGCGGCACTGCCACGCACGAGACCGTCGCCGGTGCGCACGCGCAGGAACACGTCACTGCCAGGATCGGTGTCCTGCAGCGACAGGTCGGGCGCGACTTCGACCTGGTTGCGGCCATCGTCGCCGGCGTAGACCACGCTGCCGGCGCTTTCGGTGAACGGCACCACGCCATCGCGGTTGCCCGCGAACAGGCGGCGTCCCGTGCCGTCGTCGCGATTGGCGATGCCTAGCAAATCGGCGCGGATCGCCCGCAGGTCGTTGGCGATGGACTTGCGGTCGGCCGCGGACAACACCGGGCTGTTGGCCTGGATGGCCAGTTCGCGTGCGCGCACCAGCTTGTCGTTGACTTCCGACAAGGCCTGTTCCTGCGAACGCAGCCGGTTCTCCAGCAGTCCGGCATTGGCGCCGAACTGTTCCAGGCGCGCCACCGCGTGGTCCAGGCGTTGGGCCTGCGCCATGCCGGACGGATCGTCGGCCGCGCGCTCGAGCTTGTTGCCGGTCACCAGCTGCCGCTGGGCACGGGCGACGTCATCCTGCCGTTTCAGCAGGCCCTGCAGGCCCTGTTGGTAGAGGGCGGCGGTGGAGATGCGCAGTGTCATGGCGGACCCTTATCGGCGCACGGCCGAAAGCAGTGTCTGGAACATGTTGTCGGCGGTGCTGATCACCTGCGCGGCGGCCTGGTAGGCCTGCTGGAAGCGCAGCATGTCGGCCGCCTCCTCGTCCAGGTTCACGCCACTGACGGATTCGCGTTCGGCCGCGATCTGGCCATGGATGGCGGTCTGCGCCTCCAGGCCCAGTTCGGCGTGGCGCGCATCGGTGCCCACGCGCGCCGTAAGTCCGGCCAGGCCGTCGGTGAGCGACAGGGCGCCGCCGTCCAGCAGGCGCTTCTGGTCCATCGCACCGAGCGCACGCGCATTGGCGTTGTCGCCCGAATGCGCGGGCGTGCGGGCGAGGGTGAAGCGGTCGCCGGCGGCGGGTTGGCCGCTCAGTGCGACCGACCAGCCACCCGCGGCATCGGCGATCGCCGAACCTGCGGTGTAGGCATAGGGCCCGGCACCGTTGACGGTGTACTGCGTGTCGTCGATGAACTCGATGGTCGCGCCGGCAAAGCTGCCGAAAGCGGCCGCGCTGGTGACCTGCGTGGCGGCGATCGTGGCGGTGCCGAGGTTG
This genomic interval carries:
- the fliF gene encoding flagellar basal-body MS-ring/collar protein FliF, with product MSVIALPKGTPNGLRDLGYLQDIPAVRQLGLIALVAATIAVGLWLFFWTQKPDYVPVQAGLDAKSSNEASELLRGAQIPFRIDPASGALAVPTDQVAAARMALAEAGLQGDKGVGFESMQGDQGFGTSQFIENARYQQALQTELARTISTLRPVREARVHLALPKPSAFTRQNEPASASVVLELRSGSTLEQGQVQAIVHLVASSIPDLAPERVTVVDQFGRMLSSDEASAEDAQGARQFEQQRRQEAVYVQRIQELLEPMTGHGRVSAQVSVDMDFNQTEEASERYAPQSAMVRSEQVSESGTFGAAGAAATGPAQGVPGSASNSPTAANTTAPAAATGAAAAPAPAAGTPAGASSVSGPGSRTAVRNYEMDRVLTHTRQAPGRIRRVTAAVLVDNVPQAAGETGKKPAARPLNEAELKRIETLVQQAIGFDGQRGDVVSVVNAPFARENADPAADSPPIWEHPRARDLLRTILGGLAVLVLIFTVLRPAFRALLSPRKRVQTAVELVERDEEIQVSLSPQQSPRAVAQQQAAMNFDEKLEVARTAVNTDAKRVAQVVRGWVEADG
- the fliE gene encoding flagellar hook-basal body complex protein FliE; protein product: MTDAISSILSQIRAHEMRARGAGDVPAGTAIGPSGTAPGAIGNSAGTSGFQQTLSGAIDKVNQTQVNAAQLQQAFELGDPRADLARVMVAMQQSQVAFRATVEVRNRLVQAYQDVMNMPI
- a CDS encoding sigma-54 dependent transcriptional regulator, yielding MSESRILIVDQDMKRAEHVANLLEFMDFTPRIAADAADLDLTRARGSDWMAVIVGDIGDGAGWQAFSQWLARESLHPPVMELPGLPADATWRPCLHPQSVWPLAYPIRRAQLQDHLRRASLKRLDDDVRREIPQIGPTGRSGEVLLLNRMIDQVAPHDTTVLILGESGTGKEVAARSIHARSSRCERPFVAINCGAIPPDLLESELFGHEKGAFTGALTQRKGRFEMAEGGTLLLDEIGDMSLPMQVKLLRVLQERCFERVGGTQTIRCDVRVIAATHRNLEERISEGHFREDLFYRLNVFPIEMPALRERTADLPDLIDAITRQLAGAGRGQVALAADAVVALQHYGWPGNVRELSNLLERMAVLHPGGVVRAADLPARYRASMPMGLFDAPPEPTQIALPQPVVGVTAALPAHQAASAIDPSKYSPNATLPPQGIDLRGHMAGIELELIRAALSQTQGVVAHAAPLLGLRRTTLVEKLRKYGIDREGGAGELGAASAGQAAGF
- a CDS encoding response regulator encodes the protein MRQLKLLLVDDHAGFISAAMRHLRRLDWVEVVGTASNGIEAIAQCETLCPDVVLMDLAMPEMGGLQATRLIKAQDLPPFIVIASHFDDSEHRAHALRAGADGFVSKLSYIHDVLPMLEKLAQENKA
- the rpoN gene encoding RNA polymerase factor sigma-54; this translates as MKTSIRTNLVQAVNLTPQLLQQIRLLQLNAQQLELELQQTLARNPLLEQEEVADEAEDAGGADEAALEMAAWDELPDPAFLSGGHATGETDDATARIADEGSSDPRVRLLDQLALTWRPCELAMAAWWLDRCDDRGYLELPDGESPLQDLLAQGAAELSRPARELELVRQRLLHGDWPGMAAADVGECLHAQLMTQPDGPLRTLAQRILVHHLALLAAHDEAALAAELGVDATHVRAAVALILALRAHPVEAPAQERDGHIVPDVVAWHAGGSWRVALNSRTTPRVRIAPHCERALSGASGDHAVLKGMLDEARWLVRGLAMRNDTLLRTTQVLVERQRGFLERGDEAIAPLTLREVAEAIEMHESTVSRIVNGKYLQTPRGTFELKRLFAVRLEGAEIGGVAVRAMVKRLIDAEPVHAPLADDVIAGLLARQGIRIARRTVAKYRDQLSIGPVRARQRALARA
- a CDS encoding response regulator transcription factor; translation: MRVLICDDHTLVRAGLRRLVDSFDGIEVVADASNADEAVLRAKQELPDVILMDVTMPGRSGFDALAELRVARPEIAVVIMSMHDDSVHVREALQRGASGFVVKEAAPAELEVAIRAAAAGRTFLSPQVFAPQAQPQARSLHGDVDRLSKRQREILEALGAGRTTKQIAGDLGLSVKTVETHRSRMMEVLGCRNSVELLRVAMRLHDRR
- a CDS encoding PilZ domain-containing protein, with product MSILVGSAPTASQAAAHEALFGDALACDEVRPAAFLTGSTSGARLRVDAANGEALLRALAIVEDGLRSEEPEPGSDNTMHRLEAKLDLLTSLVAGLVPAQDTLALLPLRWSARGACLRVDTPVPAGSVGTLRVQPVDWLPSTLVLPVRVLACELVDGLWQLWLRFDSLPPALEAALERHLFRIHRRAIAETRRR
- the fliS gene encoding flagellar export chaperone FliS; translated protein: MHARHLANQYRQTSVSSAVLDANPHQLVSLMLAGARERARLAIACLDRGDLPRKAQAITDASAIIGGLNGALNLDAGGEIASGLQALYDYAQRRLLSANLDNDAGPLREVDDLLGDIESAWRAIAPDPA